A genomic segment from Nicotiana sylvestris chromosome 1, ASM39365v2, whole genome shotgun sequence encodes:
- the LOC104217244 gene encoding F-box/kelch-repeat protein At3g23880-like, protein MSLPSLPFEIIISILLLLPAKELIKFLVTCKSWYAMIKDQDFIKKHFETSVVTGKNYLLYVPVQSKPEKTFTLLNAKNFHHESELRVPFDLPGMLNCIVVSSVNGLTCLTDISCFGHIIYLANPTINKYLTLPPSNIYFHELDLQIIQVSLGFGYHEKTNDFKVVRIGFVENDCYGWLDEEDDDDDEEPSRLPHGYDFVSRAEVFSLNTKVWKEVKLSCNFSYKRHDMFSGVVVNECLHWKAVKSNTYEDEMVILSYHLGEETFQEFECPKCQGEGGVDLTECIGEFKGKLGLFAFCAVFDYWFGTRGQPCHLWVMEEYGVKNSWTCHATVSLGIMIHRPLAFTRNGEIIMQDRFGTIYSYDFNNNQLLDLNIQSEEHDLNFVDFTDSLVLVDLNDKPMGQEGATPANGGVDFDGYMHMEEVNMVDKDDPPGDTPMNVEK, encoded by the exons ATGTCTCTACCATCTTTACCCTTTGAGATCATCATCTCCATTCTCTTACTTCTCCCTGCTAAAGAACTGATCAAATTCCTTGTTACATGCAAATCTTGGTATGCCATGATAAAAGATCAAGATTTCATCAAAAAACATTTTGAAACCTCAGTTGTAACAGGTAAAAACTATCTTCTCTATGTGCCTGTCCAAAGCAAGCCAGAAAAGACATTCACTTTGCTCAATGCCAAAAACTTTCACCATGAATCTGAATTAAGAGTCCCCTTTGATTTGCCAGGCATGTTGAATTGCATTGTTGTGAGTTCAGTCAATGGTTTAACTTGTCTCACTGATATTAGCTGTTTTGGTCATATCATATATTTGGCTAATCCTACTATAAACAAGTACTTGACCCTTCCCCCTTCAAATATTTATTTTCATGAACTAGATCTTCAGATAATACAAGTGAGTCTTGGATTTGGTTATCATGAAAAAACCAATGATTTCAAGGTTGTTAGAATTGGCTTTGTTGAAAATGATTGTTATGGTTggttagatgaagaagatgatgatgatgatgaagagcCAAGTAGACTTCCTCATGGATATGATTTTGTATCTAGAGCTGAGGTATTTTCACTAAATACAAAGGTTTGGAAAGAAGTTAAACTAAGTTGTAATTTTTCCTACAAAAGACATGACATGTTTTCAGGAGTTGTTGTCAATGAATGTTTGCATTGGAAGGCTGTTAAAAGCAACACATATGAGGATGAAATGGTCATTTTGTCATATCATTTAGGGGAAGAAACATTTCAAGAATTTGAATGCCCAAAGTGTCAAGGTGAAGGTGGAGTTGATCTAACTGAATGTATTGGTGAGTTTAAAGGTAAACTTGGTCTTTTTGCATTTTGTGCAGTTTTTGATTATTGGTTTGGGACAAGGGGACAACCTTGTCACCTTTGGGTGATGGAGGAATATGGTGTGAAGAATTCTTGGACTTGTCATGCTACTGTTTCACTAGGAATTATGATACATAGGCCTTTGGCTTTCACAAGAAATGGAGAAATTATAATGCAAGATAGGTTTGGAACTATATATAGCTATGATTTCAATAATAATCAGCTACTTGATTTGAACATCCAATCTGAGGAGCATGATTTGAATTTTGTCGATTTCACTGATAGCCTAGTTTTGGTTGATCTTAATGACAAACCAATGGGACAAGAAGGGGCTACTCCTGCAAATGGTGGTGTTGATTTTGATGGATACATGCATATGGAAGAA GTCAACATGGTCGATAAAGATGATCCTCCAGGCGATACACCTATGAATGTTGAAAAATAG